From a region of the Oncorhynchus keta strain PuntledgeMale-10-30-2019 chromosome 13, Oket_V2, whole genome shotgun sequence genome:
- the nat16 gene encoding histidine N-acetyltransferase: MKIENSLPRPQLPETPPQTGLQFTVATEEDFEEIMAMSQDIYGGLDYLPTRYTAWLSESNRTVILARKQGKVIALESVCVIDDGDTMLVEGLRVAPQERGKGVAGVLLRFCSQLVKSKWPEVKVTRLTRDDQLGPKDFQKYRLITKQGILLVRFNAEDLKLRLSELGLHVTLPPSSEGTSQGSDNPLVPPVLLDLNEAHQMFLNSGLMSNVLPNATIVQDWQPFKPLPSNMAILLKKDIDWMVDDRDVPAVASLCTHPFRVPGGPYRVGDDTYYLNIDVFGKDIGLVLQQFLSHLRRHTATLKGYVMCQMFLDPPMWKPMVEFCRQTLKVELVKEYTEQCVVESDVM; encoded by the exons ATGAAGATTGAGAACAGCCTGCCCCGCCCCCAGCTCCCCGAGACCCCTCCCCAGACGGGCCTCCAGTTCACCGTAGCGACAGAAGAGGACTTTGAAGAGATCATGGCGATGAGCCAGGACATCTATGGAGGGCTGGACTACCTGCCGACCCGCTACACCGCCTGGCTGTCCGAGTCCAACCGCACCGTCATACTGGCCCGCAAGCAGGGCAAAGTG ATTGCCCTGGAGTCCGTGTGTGTGATAGATGACGGTGACACCATGCTGGTGGAGGGGTTACGTGTGGCCCcgcaggagagggggaagggcGTGGCAGGGGTGCTTCTGAGGTTCTGCTCACAGCTGGTCAAGTCCAAGTGGCCTGAGGTGAAGGTGACCAGGCTGACCCGCGACGACCAGCTGGGGCCCAAGGACTTTCAGAAGTACCGCCTCATCACCAAACAG GGCATCCTGCTAGTTCGCTTCAATGCCGAAGACCTCAAGCTCCGGCTCTCCGAACTGGGGCTGCAtgtgaccctccctccctcctctgaggGTACCTCCCAGGGTTCTGACAACCCCCTGGTTCCCCCGGTCCTTCTGGACCTCAATGAGGCCCACCAGATGTTCCTCAACTCTGGCTTGATGTCCAACGTGCTCCCTAACGCTACCATCGTCCAGGACTGGCAGCCGTTCAAGCCCCTACCCAGCAACATGGCCATTCTTCTGAAGAAG GACATCGACTGGATGGTGGACGACCGCGACGTCCCCGCCGTGGCCAGCCTCTGCACCCACCCCTTCCGGGTGCCTGGAGGTCCTTACCGAGTTGGTGACGACACGTACTACCTCAACATCGACGTGTTCGGTAAGGACATAGGCCTGGTGCTCCAGCAGTTCCTGAGTCACCTCCGGCGCCACACAGCCACCCTGAAGGGCTACGTCATGTGTCAGATGTTTCTGGATCCCCCCATGTGGAAACCCATGGTCGAATTCTGTCGCCAGACACTGAAGGTGGAGCTGGTTAAGGAATACACAGAGCAGTGCGTGGTCGAGTCGGATGTCATGTAG